In Treponema vincentii, a single window of DNA contains:
- a CDS encoding GNAT family N-acetyltransferase → MTLRKYEAQDSKIICSWIKDTKQLYQWSADRIGRFPLNGNELNEYYDSMNGIQSIIPLCAVDEHTVLGHLFIRYPNKDDKTLVRFGFIILSPECRGKGNGKEMVALAIEYAKNVLHASKITLRVFTNNERARHCYEIAGFQPTGKVITYMMPDGVWECIEMELNI, encoded by the coding sequence ATGACATTAAGAAAATATGAGGCGCAAGATTCCAAAATCATTTGCAGTTGGATTAAGGATACAAAGCAGCTTTATCAATGGTCTGCCGACAGAATAGGGCGGTTTCCGTTAAACGGTAATGAGTTGAATGAATACTATGATTCGATGAACGGTATACAGTCTATCATTCCTCTTTGCGCCGTTGACGAACACACCGTGCTCGGTCATTTGTTTATCCGGTACCCAAATAAAGACGATAAAACACTCGTCCGATTTGGGTTTATTATACTTTCGCCTGAGTGCAGAGGAAAGGGAAATGGAAAGGAAATGGTAGCCCTTGCAATAGAATATGCAAAAAACGTTTTGCATGCTTCAAAAATAACATTGAGAGTGTTTACGAATAATGAACGCGCTCGGCATTGTTATGAAATCGCCGGTTTTCAACCAACAGGGAAAGTTATAACCTATATGATGCCGGATGGCGTATGGGAATGTATTGAAATGGAATTGAATATCTAA
- a CDS encoding ABC transporter ATP-binding protein, with the protein MEKLCYKDFFALSDAGTRNLRLSITLGVIINLFVMVPLGLSLYVLQYFLARIMQQGFQAPNVWAVVAAGAAFIAVLFILEKLKYGRTYNGAYEEAANVRISLAESLRKLPLSYFGRQDLSYLTSTLLNDVTTIEQAFSNVVPEMFGGIISILIATALLAFLDWRMTIALFVCAFAGFFIVVGCRKLSEKKMKSVIVRKDGIYDSLQQMIDNIKVLKSSDKKALYVQKLKDDITETTSVALKSEAAIGALMFGVAALIRFGFPLVISYGAYLLSQGQIELLTYIVFLLVSCRIFDPLTTVFMLLAEFFYTLIAVERKQAIVNYPKQTGSETFKPNGYDICYDNVSFSYNEPSGKGATDIGGSAAGNSHNAGGAANDTGENTVSGISFTAKQGEITALVGHSGCGKSTIARLAARFWDASSGTVSIGGVDVSTVEPETLLSAFSIVFQDVVLFNDTVYNNILIGNRNATKEQVLAAAKAAQCESFIEKLPQGYDTEIGENGYTLSGGERQRLSIARALLKDAPIILLDEATAALDPENETLIQHAIGTLIKGKTVIVIAHRLRTVENADKIIVLNKGTIAETGTHAELMEKDGIYREMYRLQRESEQWSA; encoded by the coding sequence ATGGAGAAATTATGTTACAAAGATTTTTTTGCGTTATCCGATGCGGGGACGCGGAATTTACGCTTGTCGATTACGCTCGGGGTTATTATCAATTTATTTGTGATGGTGCCGCTAGGACTTTCGCTGTATGTGCTGCAGTATTTTTTGGCGCGTATTATGCAGCAAGGTTTTCAAGCCCCGAATGTATGGGCGGTGGTAGCAGCCGGAGCGGCGTTTATTGCCGTGCTGTTTATCCTTGAGAAATTAAAGTACGGCAGAACGTATAACGGCGCGTATGAAGAAGCGGCGAATGTACGTATTTCGCTTGCAGAGTCGCTTCGGAAGCTTCCGCTGTCGTATTTCGGCAGGCAAGATTTATCGTATTTAACCTCGACGCTTTTAAACGATGTTACAACGATTGAACAAGCGTTTTCTAATGTCGTACCGGAAATGTTCGGCGGTATTATTTCGATTTTAATTGCGACGGCTCTTTTAGCGTTTTTGGATTGGCGGATGACTATTGCGTTGTTTGTTTGCGCCTTTGCAGGATTTTTTATTGTTGTCGGCTGCCGGAAGCTGTCGGAAAAAAAGATGAAAAGCGTCATCGTACGGAAGGATGGGATATACGATTCGCTGCAGCAGATGATAGACAATATCAAGGTGTTGAAATCTTCCGATAAAAAAGCTTTGTATGTGCAAAAGCTCAAAGACGATATTACCGAAACGACGAGCGTTGCGCTCAAATCGGAAGCTGCGATCGGAGCGCTTATGTTCGGTGTGGCTGCGTTGATCCGGTTCGGCTTTCCGCTCGTCATTTCTTACGGAGCGTACTTGCTGTCGCAGGGGCAAATCGAACTGTTGACCTATATCGTTTTTTTGCTGGTCTCATGTCGTATCTTCGATCCGTTGACGACAGTGTTTATGCTGCTTGCCGAATTCTTTTATACACTGATTGCAGTTGAGCGGAAGCAGGCGATTGTCAATTATCCCAAGCAAACGGGAAGCGAAACTTTTAAGCCGAATGGGTATGATATCTGTTACGATAATGTGTCGTTTTCGTATAATGAACCGAGCGGCAAAGGTGCGACTGACATCGGTGGAAGCGCTGCCGGTAATTCACATAATGCAGGCGGTGCCGCAAACGATACCGGAGAAAACACGGTAAGCGGAATCAGCTTTACTGCAAAGCAGGGCGAAATTACGGCTCTCGTGGGACACTCCGGTTGCGGAAAATCCACCATTGCGCGATTGGCTGCGCGCTTTTGGGATGCGTCATCGGGTACAGTCAGCATCGGCGGCGTCGATGTTTCTACGGTAGAACCGGAAACTCTGCTCAGCGCATTTTCGATTGTGTTTCAAGATGTCGTGCTCTTTAACGACACGGTGTACAACAATATTTTAATCGGCAACCGGAATGCGACAAAAGAGCAGGTACTCGCCGCCGCAAAAGCCGCGCAGTGTGAGTCGTTTATCGAAAAACTGCCGCAGGGCTACGACACGGAAATCGGCGAAAACGGCTATACCCTTTCCGGCGGAGAACGCCAGCGGCTTTCCATCGCCCGCGCTCTCCTCAAGGACGCACCGATCATCCTTTTGGACGAAGCAACCGCCGCCCTCGATCCGGAAAACGAAACGCTCATTCAGCACGCCATCGGTACACTTATAAAAGGTAAAACCGTTATCGTCATCGCCCACCGCCTCCGCACCGTAGAAAACGCCGATAAGATTATCGTGCTCAACAAAGGCACCATTGCCGAAACCGGCACCCACGCCGAGCTGATGGAAAAAGACGGTATTTATCGGGAGATGTATAGGTTGCAGAGAGAATCGGAACAGTGGTCTGCGTAA
- the aspS gene encoding aspartate--tRNA ligase, whose protein sequence is MKRTVTCGELQKSDAGKTVVLNGWVHRKRDHGGISFINLRDRYGLTQVVVDDDASPELKEIAAGLKMEYCIAVEGTVRERPDSMVNTEMPTGHIEVKTQRIVVLSKSAVLPFQIDEKTNANEDLRLKYRYLDLRSQTMQDHLILRSKVTFAVREYLTARNFLEIETPTFIKSTPEGARDYLVPSRLYPGKFYALPQSPQLYKQILMVSGFDRYFQIARCYRDEDARGDRQPEFTQIDIEMSFVSRDDVLDVTENMFRTVFKKTIGADLAQFFPRISYDDAIDLYGTDKPDIRFEMKMQDAAWLAECTEFAVFKDAVAAGGAVKALVVKGQAANYSRKKIEELEAAAKIYKAKGLAWTKVAGGAFEGGIAKYCAGAEAEICKKLNAGDGDLLLFVADAKYKIACTALGAVRSKLGKDLNLLDPKVFAFLWVIDFPLFEWNEDEQKWDPAHHMFSAPQERYLDTLEQNPGEVKGDLYDLVLNGYEVASGSIRIHNPELQKRIFNIVGFNPTDAEKKFGFLTEAFKYGAPPHGGIAPGLDRIVMLMAGETSIKEVIAFPKNTFAVSPMDESPSEVDEKQLAELHLSIRE, encoded by the coding sequence ATGAAACGTACAGTTACCTGCGGAGAGCTGCAAAAAAGCGACGCCGGTAAAACAGTAGTATTAAACGGATGGGTGCACCGCAAGCGCGACCACGGCGGTATCTCTTTTATAAACTTACGCGACCGCTATGGGCTGACACAGGTGGTTGTCGATGATGATGCAAGCCCTGAATTAAAGGAAATCGCAGCCGGTTTGAAGATGGAATATTGTATTGCCGTTGAAGGCACAGTGCGGGAGCGTCCCGATTCCATGGTCAACACGGAAATGCCAACCGGACATATCGAAGTGAAGACGCAGCGCATTGTTGTGCTGTCGAAGAGCGCTGTGCTGCCCTTCCAGATTGACGAAAAAACCAACGCCAACGAAGACCTCCGGCTCAAGTATCGGTATCTCGACCTGCGTTCCCAGACTATGCAGGATCACCTGATACTGCGCTCAAAGGTTACGTTTGCGGTGCGGGAGTACCTCACAGCGAGAAACTTCTTGGAAATTGAAACGCCGACCTTTATTAAATCGACGCCGGAGGGCGCGCGCGACTATTTGGTACCCTCCCGCCTCTATCCGGGCAAGTTCTATGCACTGCCGCAATCCCCGCAGCTGTACAAGCAGATACTCATGGTCTCCGGCTTTGACCGCTATTTTCAGATTGCCCGCTGCTACCGTGATGAAGACGCACGCGGCGACCGCCAGCCTGAGTTCACCCAGATTGATATTGAAATGAGCTTTGTTTCCCGCGATGATGTGCTCGATGTTACCGAAAATATGTTCCGCACGGTATTCAAAAAGACTATCGGTGCGGACTTGGCGCAATTCTTCCCGCGGATCAGCTATGACGATGCCATCGACCTCTACGGCACCGATAAACCCGATATCCGCTTTGAGATGAAGATGCAGGATGCCGCATGGCTGGCTGAATGCACCGAGTTTGCCGTGTTCAAAGATGCGGTCGCCGCCGGAGGAGCTGTCAAGGCGCTTGTAGTGAAAGGACAGGCAGCAAATTACAGCCGCAAAAAGATCGAAGAGCTTGAAGCTGCGGCAAAAATCTACAAGGCAAAGGGGCTTGCATGGACAAAAGTTGCAGGCGGCGCATTCGAAGGCGGTATTGCTAAATACTGCGCCGGTGCGGAAGCTGAAATATGCAAAAAACTGAATGCCGGGGACGGCGACTTGCTCCTCTTTGTTGCCGATGCAAAATATAAAATCGCCTGCACCGCACTCGGCGCTGTCAGAAGTAAACTCGGCAAGGATTTAAATTTGCTCGATCCAAAAGTATTCGCCTTTTTGTGGGTTATCGATTTCCCGCTCTTTGAATGGAATGAAGATGAGCAAAAATGGGATCCCGCGCACCACATGTTCTCCGCGCCGCAGGAACGCTACCTCGACACGCTGGAGCAAAACCCCGGTGAGGTAAAAGGAGACCTGTACGACCTCGTACTCAATGGCTACGAAGTTGCTTCCGGCTCAATCAGAATCCACAATCCGGAGTTGCAAAAACGGATATTCAACATCGTCGGCTTTAACCCCACCGATGCGGAAAAGAAGTTCGGCTTTTTAACGGAAGCATTCAAATACGGAGCGCCGCCCCACGGAGGTATTGCCCCCGGTCTTGACCGCATCGTGATGCTGATGGCAGGGGAAACCTCGATTAAAGAAGTAATCGCCTTCCCCAAAAACACCTTCGCCGTCAGCCCCATGGACGAAAGCCCCAGCGAGGTTGACGAAAAGCAGCTTGCCGAACTGCACTTGAGCATTCGGGAATAA
- a CDS encoding amino acid--tRNA ligase-related protein has protein sequence MDIEALEFRAACLQAARNFFITHGYLELDTPALAPALIPESCLEVFRTEYLKPFKTGEEAAVPLFLVPSPEVFIKPVIATHGRSVFQLSKCYRNCESVGHIHNPEFTMLEYYTMQADYRDSVTLTETFLQTMAQAVAGPPLADPELGAILSKPFLQLTMDEAFKRFAGFSLAEAETPELTFHAERLGLGDRAQYEDWAWDDLYELLLVHCIEPQLPPDVPVALLDYPARVPCLARERSEQRTAADGRTYIWKTKERWEVYVRGVELANCYTEARDAGEINRSFVDEAAVKNATARVPHPVPENFGGICACMPPCSGVAMGFDRLIMLLGGKKTLEPFLYGGFSRL, from the coding sequence GTGGACATCGAAGCGCTTGAATTCCGTGCGGCTTGTTTGCAGGCTGCGCGGAATTTTTTTATTACACATGGCTATCTGGAGCTGGACACTCCGGCGCTTGCTCCGGCGCTCATCCCCGAAAGCTGTCTCGAAGTGTTCCGCACGGAATACCTCAAACCCTTTAAGACCGGCGAAGAAGCGGCAGTCCCGCTCTTTCTTGTCCCCTCTCCGGAAGTATTCATCAAGCCGGTTATTGCCACGCACGGGCGATCGGTGTTTCAGCTTTCCAAATGTTACCGCAACTGCGAATCCGTCGGGCATATTCACAACCCTGAATTTACCATGCTGGAATACTACACCATGCAGGCGGATTACCGCGATTCCGTCACGCTTACCGAAACTTTTCTACAGACTATGGCGCAGGCAGTTGCGGGGCCGCCGCTTGCCGATCCCGAATTGGGTGCGATACTTTCCAAACCGTTTTTGCAGCTGACTATGGACGAAGCCTTTAAACGATTCGCCGGTTTTTCTCTCGCCGAAGCGGAAACACCGGAGCTTACATTCCATGCGGAACGGCTCGGCCTCGGCGACAGGGCGCAGTATGAAGACTGGGCGTGGGATGATTTATACGAGTTGCTTTTGGTGCACTGCATCGAACCGCAGCTTCCGCCCGATGTGCCCGTTGCGCTGCTGGACTATCCCGCGCGGGTACCCTGCCTTGCACGGGAACGGTCGGAACAGCGTACCGCCGCTGACGGACGGACATATATATGGAAGACAAAAGAGCGGTGGGAAGTATATGTGCGCGGAGTAGAGCTCGCAAACTGCTATACCGAAGCGCGGGATGCGGGAGAGATCAACCGCTCTTTTGTGGATGAAGCAGCGGTTAAAAACGCAACGGCACGGGTTCCGCATCCCGTACCGGAGAACTTCGGCGGGATATGCGCCTGTATGCCGCCCTGCTCCGGCGTTGCAATGGGATTTGACCGCTTAATCATGCTCCTCGGTGGCAAAAAAACACTCGAACCGTTTTTATACGGCGGATTTTCTCGTCTATGA
- a CDS encoding DUF5343 domain-containing protein, with protein sequence MSLPDSYTQKPSAISEYFESFKAAQAPERVSYKFLENLGFTSTNDRMIIGILKELGFIDTDGKPTQRYYKFLDKNESSKIIAEGIRDAYSDLFAVNLRANELSIEDVKNKLRSLYAGKKTDQVIGRIATTFNSLCELGDFSIETVPKQECKVDNTTETSNIRTERPLPNTQEKKEIALGSLQYHINIILPATKDQAVYDAIFKSLKEHLG encoded by the coding sequence ATGAGTTTACCTGATAGTTATACCCAAAAGCCAAGTGCAATTTCTGAATATTTTGAATCATTCAAAGCCGCACAAGCTCCAGAAAGGGTATCTTATAAGTTTTTGGAGAATCTAGGTTTTACTTCAACAAACGACAGAATGATTATTGGTATATTAAAAGAGCTTGGTTTCATTGATACAGATGGGAAACCAACACAGCGGTATTATAAGTTTCTCGATAAAAATGAATCGAGTAAAATTATTGCAGAAGGTATTCGAGATGCATATTCTGATTTATTTGCTGTAAACCTTAGAGCTAATGAACTTTCCATTGAAGACGTGAAAAATAAATTACGTTCTTTATATGCAGGTAAAAAAACTGATCAAGTAATAGGTCGTATAGCGACAACTTTTAATTCTTTGTGTGAACTTGGTGATTTTTCTATTGAAACAGTGCCAAAACAGGAGTGTAAGGTAGATAATACAACTGAAACCTCTAATATTCGAACGGAAAGACCTTTACCAAATACTCAAGAAAAAAAAGAAATAGCACTTGGATCCTTGCAATATCATATAAATATCATTCTTCCGGCTACAAAAGATCAAGCAGTATATGATGCTATTTTTAAAAGCTTAAAAGAACATTTAGGTTAA
- a CDS encoding Swt1 family HEPN domain-containing protein yields MDKLYSFVYKGILAEESLKKANPKTVVDIEEFDELKIKKSLSFDMLDQEFLQQSIKTSIIYQAIHTFENMIRKMVVKAMDEKYHLDWWKHVSESIQKKVSARKEEERKIKWHASRGSSEIFYCDFGDLSAIICSNWELFEELLRNQEWVKQLLLALEKSRNVIMHGGNLAQEDIERIGVNIRDWLRQTG; encoded by the coding sequence ATGGATAAGCTTTATTCATTTGTGTATAAAGGAATATTAGCAGAAGAAAGTCTTAAGAAAGCAAATCCAAAGACTGTAGTTGATATTGAAGAGTTTGATGAATTGAAAATTAAAAAATCTTTATCTTTTGATATGCTTGACCAAGAATTCCTTCAACAATCAATCAAAACGAGTATTATTTATCAAGCTATCCATACTTTTGAGAATATGATTCGGAAAATGGTTGTAAAAGCTATGGATGAAAAATATCATTTGGATTGGTGGAAGCATGTTAGTGAAAGTATTCAAAAAAAAGTCTCTGCACGAAAAGAAGAAGAAAGGAAAATAAAATGGCACGCATCGAGAGGTTCATCTGAAATATTTTATTGTGATTTTGGTGACTTGTCAGCAATAATTTGTTCTAATTGGGAATTATTTGAAGAATTATTAAGAAATCAAGAATGGGTAAAACAATTACTTTTAGCATTAGAAAAATCTCGTAATGTCATTATGCATGGTGGAAATTTAGCTCAAGAAGATATTGAAAGGATTGGTGTAAATATTAGAGATTGGTTGAGACAAACAGGTTGA
- a CDS encoding nucleotidyltransferase family protein, which yields MKPKEKKEIFNFLEYNKNILQSYGVKKIGLFGSYIHNQQNKNSDIDILVEFHANKKNYNNFINLVYYLEDNLNTKIDLLTIESLSPYIGQRILNEVEYVSIQ from the coding sequence ATGAAACCTAAAGAAAAAAAAGAGATTTTTAATTTCTTAGAATATAATAAAAACATTCTCCAGTCCTATGGCGTAAAAAAAATAGGTCTTTTTGGTTCTTATATACATAATCAACAAAATAAAAATAGCGATATTGATATATTAGTAGAATTTCATGCTAATAAAAAAAACTATAATAACTTTATAAATTTAGTTTATTACTTGGAAGATAATTTGAATACAAAAATAGATTTATTAACTATAGAAAGTTTAAGTCCGTATATTGGTCAGAGAATACTCAATGAGGTTGAATATGTATCGATCCAATGA
- a CDS encoding DUF86 domain-containing protein: MYRSNEDLYNHIFDEIIFLESETGTMTKEAFLKDEKTQRAFARSIEIIGEAVKNISNDIIIKYKEVPWRNIAGMRDKLIHGYFSVDYEIVWDVAKNIIPEFKNQLIKIMDTEKKKNDN; encoded by the coding sequence ATGTATCGATCCAATGAAGATTTGTATAATCATATTTTTGATGAAATCATTTTTTTGGAATCTGAAACAGGTACTATGACAAAAGAGGCGTTTCTAAAAGATGAAAAAACGCAACGGGCATTTGCACGGAGTATTGAAATTATTGGAGAAGCCGTTAAAAACATTTCAAATGATATAATCATTAAATATAAAGAAGTTCCATGGAGAAATATTGCCGGTATGAGAGATAAACTCATTCATGGTTATTTTTCCGTTGATTATGAAATTGTGTGGGATGTTGCAAAAAACATTATTCCTGAATTTAAGAACCAACTGATAAAAATTATGGATACAGAAAAAAAGAAAAATGACAATTAA